From a single Arachis hypogaea cultivar Tifrunner chromosome 3, arahy.Tifrunner.gnm2.J5K5, whole genome shotgun sequence genomic region:
- the LOC112790472 gene encoding uncharacterized protein: MMDEEEALQRIMVVREAFMVSPAGDSKPTLRNARFLNPIISSDAKSTDHHVSDSNSKALSSSFSAVPPVFEPKNWPMKIETLWWRSPPKKWVHWLDTLYPKYASMWKKVGILDALMSTKCNILKTNSSMELYVGVAEKWCPETNTFVFPWGEATITLEDVMVLGGYPVIGGPGFTARKDEEMKYIEEKLISGRKEAGRSKQNKASMSAWMGVFMDSGKEIEHEAFLAAWLSTFVFPNGDLIAKSVFPIAIQLARGVSIALAPAVLASIYRDLDLLKKAIVGVKENKVVEKDVKLQVTLRSPFHLVQVWVWERFKNLQPPQPKVIKSGEPIVTRWHEVKPAKLENVRAALNSSVDHFLWRPYARLASGKYKVFYPEHEKWIQLGKDSDSVKELEAYASCLRVSELVGFGSDSIVKQYLPNRVALQFGLDQDIPACVQRLDKSEAMAWENYCRPISERKLYFPSRLFEADVTSGYAEWWKNSVLCNFDPAIHIAQHKKRAGFSNIAALLNKAKRKTSDAEIPDVPPGFAPKNDRKEAEGNCDADVPAHKVLNAANSSEDCGATTRHPGKLISDEEGKNLSSSAASTADYGAAGEPLQQKEKVVIILDDDSESEPSMVAMEEDFSGENGTREQEMSSEKVNHSGNEGEGHGYSSDLHIMVQVEERIRRLENQLATVYKTRKIRHI, translated from the coding sequence ATGATGGATGAAGAAGAAGCATTGCAGAGGATCATGGTGGTAAGAGAAGCCTTCATGGTTTCACCAGCTGGTGATAGCAAACCAACTCTGAGAAATGCCCGTTTTTTGAATCCCATCATTTCTTCGGATGCAAAATCCACTGATCATCATGTTTCGGATTCTAATTCTAAGGctctttcatcttctttctccGCTGTTCCACCAGTTTTCGAACCCAAGAACTGGCCTATGAAAATTGAAACCCTATGGTGGCGTTCCCCACCAAAAAAATGGGTTCATTGGTTGGATACCCTTTATCCAAAATATGCTTCAATGTGGAAGAAAGTTGGCATCCTTGATGCTCTAATGAGCACAAAGTGTAACATACTCAAAACAAACTCATCAATGGAGCTTTATGTTGGGGTTGCTGAGAAATGGTGTCCTGAGACCAACACTTTTGTGTTTCCATGGGGTGAAGCTACAATCACCTTGGAGGACGTCATGGTTTTGGGGGGTTACCCTGTTATTGGTGGCCCCGGTTTTACTGCTCGTAAGGACGAGGAAATGAAGTATATTGAAGAGAAATTGATTTCCGGAAGAAAAGAAGCTGGAAGGAGCAAACAGAATAAAGCTTCAATGTCTGCTTGGATGGGTGTTTTCATGGATAGTGGGAAGGAGATTGAACATGAAGCGTTTCTTGCTGCTTGGTTATCAACTTTTGTTTTTCCTAATGGAGATTTGATAGCAAAGAGCGTGTTCCCTATAGCCATTCAACTAGCTAGAGGGGTTTCGATTGCGTTGGCGCCGGCGGTTCTGGCGAGTATTTACAGGGATTTGGACTTGTTGAAGAAAGCAATTGTTGGAGTGAAAGAAAACAAGGTTGTCGAGAAGGATGTAAAATTACAAGTTACCCTCCGATCACCGTTTCATTTGGTTCAGGTTTGGGTGTGGGAGAGATTCAAGAACTTGCAACCGCCGCAACCGAAGGTGATCAAAAGTGGAGAACCTATAGTCACAAGGTGGCATGAGGTTAAGCCTGCGAAATTGGAGAATGTGAGAGCGGCATTGAACTCATCCGTGGATCATTTTCTTTGGAGGCCATATGCAAGACTTGCTAGTGGTAAGTACAAAGTTTTCTATCCTGAGCATGAGAAATGGATACAATTAGGCAAAGATTCAGATTCGGTTAAAGAGCTTGAAGCTTATGCTAGTTGTTTGAGAGTTTCGGAGCTAGTTGGGTTTGGTTCTGATAGCATAGTAAAGCAGTACCTCCCGAATCGCGTCGCTTTGCAGTTTGGATTGGATCAAGATATACCGGCTTGTGTGCAAAGATTAGATAAGAGTGAAGCTATGGCTTGGGAAAATTATTGCAGGCCTATATCTGAAAGAAAATTGTACTTTCCTTCTCGGTTGTTTGAGGCAGATGTTACTTCAGGGTATGCAGAGTGGTGGAAGAATTCAGTGTTGTGCAATTTCGATCCTGCTATTCATATTGCACAGCACAAAAAACGTGCAGGATTTTCGAATATCGCTGCTCTACTCAATAAAGCAAAACGAAAAACCAGTGATGCTGAAATTCCTGATGTTCCTCCAGGTTTTGCACCTAAAAATGACAGAAAAGAAGCCGAGGGAAACTGTGATGCTGATGTTCCAGCACATAAGGTTCTGAATGCTGCCAATTCCTCTGAGGATTGTGGTGCTACGACTCGCCATCCGGGGAAACTAATAAGTGACGAAGAAGGTAAGAATTTGTCGAGCTCTGCAGCCTCTACTGCAGACTATGGAGCTGCAGGAGAGCCATTGCAACAGAAGGAGAAAGTTGTGATTATTTTGGATGATGACAGTGAGAGTGAACCTTCAATGGTGGCTATGGAGGAGGATTTCTCAGGTGAAAATGGGACCAGAGAACAAGAGATGTCTTCGGAGAAGGTAAACCATTCCGGTAATGAAGGTGAAGGCCATGGTTATTCATCTGATTTGCACATAATGGTACAGGTTGAAGAAAGAATCAGAAGACTAGAAAATCAGCTTGCAACAGTGTATAAAACTAGGAAGATTAGGCACATTTGA